CCGCGACGCGCAGGCCGCCTAACGTCGTGCCGGGAAGCGTCGCCAGCCGCTCGCGCAGCAGCGCCATCACGCCGTTCGCGGCGTCGGTGGGGATCGCCTCGTAGTCGTGCCGCGTGTAGTAGTTGCGGCCGTACGTCCGCCAGTGGTCGCGGACGATCGCCTCCACCGTCTCGCCGCGCGCCGCGACGACGTTGAGCCAGAACAGCACCGCCCACAGCCCGTCCTTCTCGCGCACGTGGTCGCTGCCGGTGCCGAAGCTCTCCTCGCCGCAGAGCGTGATGCGCCCGGCGTCGAGCAGGTTGCCGAAGAACTTCCACCCGGTGGGCGTCTCGTAGCAGTCGATGCCTAACGCCCTCGCCACCTGGTCGACGGCCTGGCTCGTCGGCATCGAGCGGGCGACGCCGGCGAGGCCGCGCGCGTAGCCAGGCGCGAGCGTCGCGTTCGCCGCGAGCACCGCGAGGCTGTCCGACGGCGTCACGAAGAAGCGGCGACCGAGGACCATATTGCGGTCGCCGTCGCCGTCCGACGCCGCGCCGAAGTCGGGCGCGTCGGGGCCGAACATCTCCTCCACGAGATCGTGCGCGTACGTGAGGTTCGGATCCGGATGCCCGCCGCCGAAGTCGGGGAGCGGCGTGCCGTTGATCACCGTGCCGGCCGGCGCGCCCAACCGCCGCTCGAGGATCTCCGTCGCGTACGGCCCGGTGATCGCGTGCATCGCGTCGAACCGCATGCGGAATTCGCCGCCGCCAAGCAGCGCGCGCAGCGCGGCGAAATCGAACAGCGTCTCCATGAGCGCCGCGTAGTCGGCCACCGGATCCACGACGTCGACGCGCATGCCGTCGAGCGTCGTCGTGCCGATGGCGTCGAGCGCCACGTCGGGGGCGTCGGCGATGCGGTAGGCCGAGAGCTCGCGGGCGCGCGCCGCGATCGCCGCCGTGACGCCCTCGGGTGCCGGCCCGCCGTTGCCGGTGTTGTACTTGATGCCGAAGTCGCCGTCCGGACCGCCGGGGTTGTGGCTCGCGGAGAGGATGATCCCGCCCGCCGCGCCCTGTCGGATGAGGTGCGACGCCGCCGGCGTCGAGAGCAGCCCGCCCTGCCCCACGACGACTCGGCCGACGTCGTTCGCCGCCGCCATCTTCAGGATGGTCTGCACCGCCTCGCGGTTCAGGTAGCGGCCGTCGCCGCCGACGACGAGCGTGGCGCCTGCGGGCAGCGCGGCGACGTCGAGGATCGCCTGCACGAAGTTCTCGAGGTAGCGCGGCTGCTGGAACACCGGCACGCGCTTGCGCAGGCCGGAGGTGCCGGGCACCTGGTCGGAGAACGGGGACGTCGGGACGCTGAGCGTGTTCATGGCGCGGGCTCTCGTGTGCGGGCTGGTCGGGCGTGCGGCCGCGGCGCACGTGTCATACCAGCGTCAGCGCTCGAGCGACAGGGTGCGCAGCGCGGGGTCGGCGTGCGCCCAGGCCCGCCGCACGTACGCGGCGTACAGCGCCGCGCTGTCGGCCATCCCGGCGCGCCGGAACGCGAGCGCCATGTAATGGTCGATCTCGGTCCGCGGCACGTAGCGGCCCACGGCGTCGGGGCGGATGGCGTACGCGTCGCGCAGCGTCGCCACCGCGTCGAGCGGCCGGCCGAGCGCGAGCTGGGTGCGCGCGAGCGCGATCGACGTGCTCGTCCACCCGTCGGCGACGCGCCAGCGGGCCCGCCGCAGCTGCCGCTCCGCTTCCGGCCAGTCGCCGGCGCGCATCGCGACGAGGCCGCGCACGTGGTGGTGCAGCACCCAGTCGCGCCCGAAGTAGCTCCGCGCCCCGATGCGCTCGATGCTGTCGGCGAGCGCGCGCAGCCACCCGTCGCGGGCGCACGGCGTATCGGCGACCGCGTCGGCGAGCAGCGCGTGGTGCCAGGCGAACGCGCGCGACGGGCCGCCGGGGGGCGGCTCCGCGGCGCCGGCGCCGTGCACGCGCTCGTACGCGCGGACCGCGGCCGCGCAGTCGCCGGCGCGCGCGAGCCCGTTCGCGCGCACGAGCTCGAGATACGCGAGCTCCGGATACGTGGCCTCGGCCCGCGCGATCGCCTCCGTCGACGCGCGGAACTGGCCGCGCTCGCGCAGCACGACGCTCGCGAGGTCTTCCGCCTGCACCTGCAGCGCGCGCACGCCGCTCGCCCGCCAGCTCGCGATCGCGGTGTCGGCGTCGTCGAGTCGACGCGCCATGACGAGCACCCAGCCCCACGCCATGCGCACGCCCGGCTCGTCGGGCGCGAGCGAGATCGCGCGGCGCATCGCCTCGAGCGCGAGATCGTGTCGGCCGCGGTACGCGTGCACCAGCGCGAGGTTCGTCCACGCCGCGTGCATCTCCGGCGCGACGACCGTCCAGCGCCGCGCCGCCCGCTCCGCGCCGTCCCAGTCGCCGAGGGCGAGCCGCACCTCGGTGAGCGACGAGTACGCGGTGCACGACGTGCACGGGCCGCGCCCCGCCTCGATGCCGAGCGAGTCGAGCGCGAGCAGCGACTCGAGCGCGCGGGCCCGCGCGTCCCACCGGCCGGCGTTGTCGAGGACCGTGGCGAGCATCTCGTAGCCGCGCGGGTCGCGAGGGTAGCGCGCGACGAGCAGCCGCGACGCCGCCTCGCTGCCCGCGACGTCGCCCGCGAGCATCGCCTGCCTCGCCTGCCACTCCACGCGGTCGCGCTCGGGGATGCGACCCGCCCGCCGATGCAGCACCGCGGTCAGCGCGTCGATGACCGCGCCGTCGTTGTCGGCGTACGCGCGCGCCAGCCGCGCGAGCACGGCGCTCGTGAACCCGGAGTCGAGCGCGATCGCGGCGTCGAGCTCCGCGCTCGCCTCGTCGGCGCGCTCGTAGACGATCTCATTGAAGCGCACGAAGTGGTGGTACGCCTCCACGCTCGACGTCTCGAGGTCGGCCAGCCGCGGCCCGGTCGGGCGCACGCCCACGACGTCGAGCAGCCGGACGGTGGCGCGGTCGGCGAGCGCGATCACCCCGGAGTCGGCGACGACGTCGGCGCGCACGAGCCGCCCGGTCGCCGCGTCGTGCACGGCGAGGCCGAGCACCATGCCCGTGGCGCCGCGCTCCACGGTGCCGCTGACGACGAACGATGCGCCGACCGCGCGCCCCACGGCGCGGAGCTGCTTCGCCGTCAGCGGGGCCGATCCGAGCTCGCCGCGGCGCAGCACCGCGCGCACCTGCGCGGGCGTCACGACCTCCATCCCGTCGGCCCGCGACAGCCTGGCCACGATGAGCTGCGGCAGCCCCGCGGACAGCCACTGGAGCGCGGTGTCCGCCGCGGCCACGTCGATCGGCACGACCGCGACGACCGGCGTGGTCGTCGTGGACGGCGGCGTGCGCGGTGCGCGGCGGGCCGCGAGCCCGAGTGCGACGAGCCCCACCGCGGCGAGGACCCCCGCGGCGCGCACGCGCGACCGCGACGCCCGTGGGGCGGCCGGCCGCACCTGCGATCGTGCCGCGCGCGGCTCGCTCGGCGTCGACATCTCCGGGGCCGGCGTCTCCGGCGTGAGCGTCTCCGGCGTGAGCGTCTCCGGCGCCGACGCGCGGCGCGCGAGATCCTCCGCGAGTGCGGTGATCGACGCATCCGGGCGCAGCTCGTACTCGCGCGCGAGCCGCGCGCGCAGTCGGTCGTACGCGTCGACCGCGCGCGCGCGCATCCTTCGCGCGTCTCCGGCGCGGCGAGCGCCGTCAGCAGATGCCGCGCGGCGTCCACCGACAGCGGGTCGACGTCGACCCACCGCGACGCCACGGCGGCGCGCGCACCGTGATCGCCGCGCGCCGCGAGCGCCTCGCATTCCGCCGCGCACGCGCCGACGACGACGCGCTCGACCTGCGACCGCTCGCGCGCCACCCACGCCTCGAACACCGCCGACCCGTCGACGTGCACGCCGTCGAGGAACGGCGCCTCGTACAGCTCGATCGCGCGCAGCCGCGTGCTCGGCTCGGCCGCCGCGGCGACGAGCTCGCGTACGTCGACCACGAGCGGCGCGTCGGCGGCGAGCGCGAGCTCGAAGCGCGTCGCGACGAGCGCGGAGCGGCCGAGCACGCGGCGCAGGTGCGACATCGCGTCGCTGAGCGAATGGCGCGCGCGCGTGTCGTCCTGCTCGGGCCAGAACATCGCGAGCAGCGCGTCGCGCGACACCGGACGCGGCGAGAGCGCGAGCACGGCGAGGAGGGCGAGCTTGCGGCGGCGACTGTTCAGCGCCTGCAGCGGCTCCTCCTCGCCCGGCCCCGGTGCGGCGGGCGGGCGGCCGACGGCGACGAGCGCCAGCCGGCCCAGCGTCACGAGGCGTAACTCCGTCTCTCGCATCGTGTTGAAAAAGTCGAAGCGGCGGAGACGCACGCGCGTAGCATGCGTGCCCGATCGCCAACGTATCCGCGCCGCACGGGGCCGGCCAGCCGGCCGGTCGCGCCGCGCGCATCCGTCCTTCACCACAGGGCGCGCATCTGGCGCGCCGGGAGTCGTCACGATGTCGCTGCCGTCTCGATCATGCCGGGCTCTCGCGGCCGCGGCCGTCACGCTCGCCGCGCTCGCCCTGCGCGCACCGGACGCGGGAGCGCAGGCCCGCGTGCCGCGCGGCGCGTCGTCGCAGCCGACCGTCACCATGTCGCTCACGGCGGGCGGCCGTCGGCTCGACGCGACCGGCGCCGGGTCGTGTCAGCACGCGTCGCAGGCGTCGATCTACGGCGTGCCCGCCGCGGTGTGGACGGCGCAGCTCGCGCCCGCCACCGGGCCATCCGTGCTCCTCACGCTCTGGCGGCCGAGCAACGCCGGTGGCGCGTCGCAGTTCAGCCTCTCGCTCGGCGGCGGCGGCACCACGCACACCATCGCCACCGTGAAAGGAGGAACGGTCACGGGGAGCGGGACGGTCTCGCTCGCGCCGAAGGGCGACGGCGGCGAGTTCACGATCGACGGCACCACGGCGAAGGGGGCCGCCATCCGCGGCACCGTGCTCTGCTCGCGCTTCACGCCGCTCGTCGCCGAGGGCGGCTGATGTCGGCATCACGCTCTCACGGGACTCGACGCATGCTCCTTCCCATCGCGCTCGCGGTCGTCGCGCTCGGCGCCTGCGACACCGGCGGGCCGCAGATCCCCGAGCCGCCGGGCCCCGAGCAGCCGACGACACCGTCGCAGCCGTCGACGCCGCAGCAGCCCACGACGCCCACGCCGCCGACCACGGGGACGACGGGCGCCGCGGCGCCGCCGGGCACCATCGCCTACGCGCGCGGCGGCGCGATCCGCCTCGTGAACGCCGACGGGTCGAGCGACCGCGCGCTGTGGCAGGTGCCTAACGCGTCGCTCGCCGCGACGATCGGCGGGCTCGCCTGGCGCCCCGACGGCACCGAGCTCGCGTTCTCGAGCGACCACGAGATGGCGACGTCGTGGTACGAGCGGGACATCTACGTCGTCTCCGCCGACGGCGCGCGGCTGCGCCGGCTGACGAACGCGCCCGCGCTCGACGCGCTCGCGACGTTCCCGAAAGGCACCGTCACGGTGCGCGTGCAGAACCTCACCGGCGACGCGGGGCCGTACTTCGTCTACGTCCTCGGCGCGCCGGCGCCGCAGCAGGTCACCATCCCGGCGGCGTCGTCGCGGGCGCTCACGTTCACGAACGTCGCCGATCTCGGGAACGTCGCGCAGCCGGTCGTCGTCATCAACGGCACGAACCGCTGGTTCGGCGACGCGGTGGCCGACGTGCAGGGCGGCCGCTCGGTGGATGCGGGATCGCTCGTCGTCACCGCGTTCGGCGGTATCCCGCACTACGGCGCGGACGTCCCGTTCTGGCGCGCCGACGGACAGCGCGTCGGATTCATCGGCTCGCCGACGTGCAATCTCATGCAGGTCGCCGCGACGCCGCCCGCGGGGCCGTCGCAGTCGCGCCTCCTCGACCCGGCGGTCTTCGGCGCCACGTGCGCCGTCGACTGGGGGCCGACCGCCGCGACGGCGGATCAGATCGTGTACGTCGACGAGCGCAGGTTCGTCGACGCCGGCGAGGTGCAGTTCTTCCGCGTCGCCGAGAGCGCGCGCTCCGCGGGAAGCCCGCTGCTCACCGTCGGCCGCTACCCGCGCATCACCGACGTTCGCTGGCTTCCCGACGGCAGCGGCTTCCTGTTCGCGCGGACGAACGATCTGCTCGACCAGGCGGTGAACATCCACGAGTACGTCTTCGCCACGAAGGCGGAGCGGCAGATCACGAACTTCACCGGCTCGTTCGTGCGACAGTTCTCGGTCTCACCGGACGGGCAGCAGATCGCGTTCGAGCGCGTGACGGATCTCAAGGGTCCGTCCGACCTGTGGGTCGTGCGACGCGACGGCACCGGCGCGCGGCTGCTCGTGCGCGACGCGCGCGCCCCGGCCTGGAACCCGCGCCTCCGCTGACGCCTGAGCTCCACCCCCATGCCTAACGGACTCCGACGGGGCGCGCTCGGCGCGCTCCTCACCCCGGCGATCGCCGCGAGCGCGCCGGCGCAGACGCCGGCGCAGACGCCGGCGCCGACGAACCCGGTGGCGATCCAGATCTCGCCGCGCGAGATCGTGCTCACCTGGGACACGATGCCCGGCGTCGCCGAGTACCGCGTGTACGGGCTGCCGACCGCCGGGGCGACGACGGCGACGAAGCTGCTCGGCCGCGTGCCCGGCACGTACCCGCGGTTCGTCGCCGTCGTGCCCGTCGCGCTCGCGAAGGTGGCGCAGCAGTACGCGGTGGAGAGCGCGGACGCGCGCGGCAACGTCTCGGTGCGCGTCGACTTCCCCGCCGTGACGCTCGCCACGCCGACGGCGGTGCCGCCGCCGCCCATTGGCGCGAGCGCGATCGCGACGACGACCGGCGACGTGCAGCTCTCCTGGACCGCCGCGGCCGGCGCGACGGCGTACGAGATCATGCGCGCGCCGTATCGACAGGGCTTTCACATGGTGTGCGCGCGCTGCCCGGGCACGAGCTACGTCGATCGCGGCGTGATCCCCGGCGAGTCGTACGAGTACTCCATCGCCGCGGCGAACGCGCTCGGCATCTCGACGCGCGTGCGCACGCCCCCCGTGACGCCGGGCGGCAAGGGCGTCGCCGGCTCGGGCGGCGGCACGCCGCCACCGGCGCCGGCACAGCTCGCGGCCGTCGTGTCGGGCGCGACGACGATGGATCTCACGTGGCAGGCGAGCTTCGGCGCGACGTCGTACCAGCTGCGGCGCATCCTGTTCTGCGGCTCGACCGACTTCTCGCGCACCGTCACGGTCGGCGCGACGCCCGCCGCGCAGCAGCGCTTCACCGACGACCTGTCCGCCGCCGTCTCGAGCGCCGCATGCGGCGGCCTCACGCTCGCGCCGCGCTACGCGCTGTCGGCGACCAACGCCCTCGGCGCGTCGTCGCCGTCGACCGCGAGCGGCGTGCTCTCGACGACCGTAGGCGGCACGAGCGGCACGAGCGGCACCAGCGGCTCGGGCACGAGCGGCGTTGGTGCGGGTGCCGCGAGCGCGCCGCCGCCGGTCGGCGCTCCGCACGCGGTGATCGGCACCAGCTCCGTGTCGCTGAGCTGGAGGGCGTCGCCCGGCGCGACGAGCTACCGCATCGAGCGCGCGATCGGTGGAGGGACCTGGCAGCTCGCCGCCACGCTCGCCGGCAACGTCACCGCCATGCTCGACAACCTCGCGGGCGCGGCGAAGCTGAACCCGAAGTACCGCATCACGGCAGTGAACGCTGCGGGGAGCTCGGTACCGGTCGCGTTTCCATGAGGCGGCGGTACTCGAGGTACATCCCCACGCGCCATCGCACGATCATCCCGAACGCGAGGATGAAGAACAGCCCCGCGGTCTGGGTGTGCGACACGAGGTGCTCCACGTAGCCGCGCAGCGCGAGCCGCAGCACGACGAGCCCGACGAGGATCGCGAGGAACGCGCGCGAGCGCGTGAGCATGACGACGTCGCCCGTGCGCGTGAGCCGCGACGTGTGCACGAGCGGATACGACAGCACGAGCGCGCCGAGCACGAACGCGCCGAGCGCCCACGTCCACGGCACGCGGAAGATCGGCACGAGGAACATGCAGAACCCCGTGCTCATGCCGAGCGGCGGGATCAGGATGCTGCGCGCGGTGACGGGGCGCTGCTGCTCGCGCACGCGCCACGCGAGGATGACCACGGCGCCGCCGACGGCGGCGACGCCGCCGAACAGTGGGAGGAGGAGACGCGGGAACTGCATGCGTCGGAGACTAGCGGCGCGCGGGCCCCCAGACCATGAGCTCCGTGACCGCGGTCGCCGCCGGCGCATCGTGCGTGAACGTGACGCGGATCCGCGACGCGCGCGCCGGCGCGATGCGCACCGTGTTCGCCGCCCACGTCGCCGGTCGCTCGGGGCTCCGCGCGACCACCCGCGCCTCGTGCCACTGCCCCGCGTCCCACAGCTCCACCGTCATCGCGCGCGGCGCCCGCACGCGATCGCCGTCGCCCCACAGGTACGCCTCGATCGTCTCGACGTCGCGCGGGCCGCCGAGGTCCAGCTCCAGCGAGTCGCGCGCGTTCGGCGAGCCGACGGTGCTCCACCGGTTGCGCGAGTAGCGCGAGAACGCGACGCGCAGGTCGGTCGCGTCGGCCGCCGGGAAGCCGGGCGCCGCGAACGACGCCGACGTCGCCGCGCCGAACGCGAGATCGTCGCTCGCGCGCGTCGACTCGTCCGGCGGGGGCGCGTCGCTCCATGCTTCGAGCTCCGTGAGCCCGGTGTACGCGCCGGCGCGGTGCGTCAGCACGACGCGGATGCGCGACGTGCGCACCGTGCGCGCGAGGCGCACGTGGTTCGCCATGTGTCCCGTGGGGCGCGCCGGCACGCGCTCGCGCACGGGTGCCGGCACCCACCGCTCGCCGGTCCACGTCTCGACGTCGTAGCGCGCCGGCGCGCGCACGCGGCTCCCCGCCCCGTCGTCCAGCAGGTACACCGTCACCTCGTCGATCGCGCGCTCGGCGCCGAAGTCGAGCACGAGCGACTCGCGCGCCCGCGTGGAGCCCGAGTCGGTCCAACGGTTCGGCGGCGAGACGGTGTAGCGGTACGTGCCGTCGACGAGCGCGTACGGCGGCGCGTCGGGCGCGCTGAAGGTCGCGCGGACCAGCGGCCACGCGCCGCGGCCGTTGTTCACGGCGACGTTCACGCGCGGGCGCGGCGGCGGCACGGGCGGCGGCGGCGCGATGGGCACGGACAGGCGGCCTAACGTCGCGCGCGACCCGGCGACGCGGCCGTCGACGAGCAGCACGAGCCCGCGGCCGCGGCGATAGCGCGAGCCGTCGCGATCCCACAGCACCGAGACGCGGTGCCCGTGGTACGCGACGTCGTCGAGCGCGAAGTGCAACCACTCGTCGGGCGCGAGCGGGTTCACCTCCAGCGTGTCGTCGGCACGCGGGCGCAGGCCCACGAGCCCCGTCACGACGAGGTCCACGAACGACGAGTGGAAGTAGTGCTCGCTGTGATCGAACGTGTCGTGTCCCGCCCACGAGCCGTCGTCGGGGTTCGCCGCCTCCGCCACGTACGGGCGTCCCTGCTTGCGCTGGGTGCGCGCGTAGGTGCGCAGCAGCGTCGCGTAGTCGCGCTTCGTGACGTACGACTGGTGGTAGTCGTTCAGCAGGTTCGCGAGCGCGTCGAGCGTCTGCGCCGTCGCGTAGGGCCACGAGTTGCCGCTCCAGTGGCAGCAGCGCGGCGCGACGAGGAACAGCGGGTCGTGCCGCTCCGCGGTCGTCGGACCATGGGGCGCGGCGAAGTACGCGGTGTCCATGAGGAACCACCACGCGCGCTCGTAGCCGGAGTCGGGGAGCGAGAACTGCCACGGCACGTAGCCGAGCAGCTCTCGGCCGTGCGGGTTGCCGGCGTACTTGCCACTGTCGTATGTCCGCGCCTTCGCGCGCAGCCCGTCGCGGTCGTCGTGCGCGTTCTGGTGCAGGAAGAACCCGCGCCGCGCGTCCCACAGCTCCTCCTGCACGCGCCGCTTGATCGCCGCCGCGCGCTCGGCGAACAGGCGCGCGGTGGCGCTGTCGCCGAACAGCGCGGACGCGCGCGAGATCGCGCGGGCGTCGGCGAACAGATAGCTGTTCAGCGTCGGGCGGTACCCGTCGGCGCCCTCGTCGACGTCGTCGGTCTGCCGGCTGTTGATGTTGCGCTCCATGCCGTCGTGCAGGCCGTCCCAGTGAAACAGCCCGTGCGCCGCGTCGAAGCGCTCGGCGACCCAGCCGTCGTACTGACGCTTCATGTACGGCAGCACGCGATGCAGGAACGCGGTGTCGCCGAGCACCGCGAACGTGCCCCACATCGCGTCGCCGTACCAGTTGCTGTAGCTCCGCGGCTGCGCCCCCGGCGTCTCGAACCAGTAGCGCGCGAAGTCGTCGATCACGCGCCGGTCCTTGAGCCAGCGCACCTCGGCGAACTGGTGGCCTAACGGGCACGAGATCGCGCCGTACGCGCCCGACCAGAACGGGCGATCGATGAACTCCGTGAACGTGTAGCCGGTGCGCGGGTCGCCGTAGGTGAGGTGCTTCGTGAGCAGCTCCCACCGGTAGTAGTACGTCGCGTCGAGCTCAGGCTCCGGCGACTCGAAGAACGGGATGCGCTCGGCGAACCAGTCGTAGTCGCGGTTGTCGAGCCAGTCGTAGCGGGCGAGCTGGGCGCGCTTGTCGAGGACCTGCGCGTGCACGGAGGCGGCCGTGCCGACCAACAGCATGAACCGCAGAGGACGCAGAGGACGCAGAGGAAACCAACGAGAACGAGTTCTCCTCTGCGTCCTCTGCGTCCTCTGCGGTTCAGACATTCAGCGCCCTGGAGCGAACGTCATCGTCACATAGCCATCCGCGTTCGCGCCCGTCGCCGGGAACGTGACGCTCTCCTCGCGCACGGAGCCGTCGGGCACGCGGAGCCGGAACGCGTAGCTACGCCCCGCGAAGCCTTCCAGCGTCGCGACGTACTTCCCGTTGACGATCCGCTCCGAGAGCACGCGCATCGCCGACGAGCGGTCGCCGATGCGTGGACGCGCCCGCGGCGGGATGAGCGACCAGCCGCCGACGTACGGAACCTCGAGCACGAGCCGATCGTTGAGCGTGCCGGTCACCGTGGCGTGCACGTCGCCCGGCGTCTCGATGTGCGCCGCGGTCGTC
This DNA window, taken from Gemmatirosa kalamazoonensis, encodes the following:
- a CDS encoding alpha-D-glucose phosphate-specific phosphoglucomutase; its protein translation is MNTLSVPTSPFSDQVPGTSGLRKRVPVFQQPRYLENFVQAILDVAALPAGATLVVGGDGRYLNREAVQTILKMAAANDVGRVVVGQGGLLSTPAASHLIRQGAAGGIILSASHNPGGPDGDFGIKYNTGNGGPAPEGVTAAIAARARELSAYRIADAPDVALDAIGTTTLDGMRVDVVDPVADYAALMETLFDFAALRALLGGGEFRMRFDAMHAITGPYATEILERRLGAPAGTVINGTPLPDFGGGHPDPNLTYAHDLVEEMFGPDAPDFGAASDGDGDRNMVLGRRFFVTPSDSLAVLAANATLAPGYARGLAGVARSMPTSQAVDQVARALGIDCYETPTGWKFFGNLLDAGRITLCGEESFGTGSDHVREKDGLWAVLFWLNVVAARGETVEAIVRDHWRTYGRNYYTRHDYEAIPTDAANGVMALLRERLATLPGTTLGGLRVAAADDFAYHDPVDGSTSARQGLRVLFENGARIVYRLSGTGTEGATLRIYIESYEPEPARHDLDAQDALRPLIDTALSLAELRERTGREAPTVIT
- a CDS encoding tetratricopeptide repeat protein — translated: MRARAVDAYDRLRARLAREYELRPDASITALAEDLARRASAPETLTPETLTPETPAPEMSTPSEPRAARSQVRPAAPRASRSRVRAAGVLAAVGLVALGLAARRAPRTPPSTTTTPVVAVVPIDVAAADTALQWLSAGLPQLIVARLSRADGMEVVTPAQVRAVLRRGELGSAPLTAKQLRAVGRAVGASFVVSGTVERGATGMVLGLAVHDAATGRLVRADVVADSGVIALADRATVRLLDVVGVRPTGPRLADLETSSVEAYHHFVRFNEIVYERADEASAELDAAIALDSGFTSAVLARLARAYADNDGAVIDALTAVLHRRAGRIPERDRVEWQARQAMLAGDVAGSEAASRLLVARYPRDPRGYEMLATVLDNAGRWDARARALESLLALDSLGIEAGRGPCTSCTAYSSLTEVRLALGDWDGAERAARRWTVVAPEMHAAWTNLALVHAYRGRHDLALEAMRRAISLAPDEPGVRMAWGWVLVMARRLDDADTAIASWRASGVRALQVQAEDLASVVLRERGQFRASTEAIARAEATYPELAYLELVRANGLARAGDCAAAVRAYERVHGAGAAEPPPGGPSRAFAWHHALLADAVADTPCARDGWLRALADSIERIGARSYFGRDWVLHHHVRGLVAMRAGDWPEAERQLRRARWRVADGWTSTSIALARTQLALGRPLDAVATLRDAYAIRPDAVGRYVPRTEIDHYMALAFRRAGMADSAALYAAYVRRAWAHADPALRTLSLER
- a CDS encoding TolB family protein — protein: MLLPIALAVVALGACDTGGPQIPEPPGPEQPTTPSQPSTPQQPTTPTPPTTGTTGAAAPPGTIAYARGGAIRLVNADGSSDRALWQVPNASLAATIGGLAWRPDGTELAFSSDHEMATSWYERDIYVVSADGARLRRLTNAPALDALATFPKGTVTVRVQNLTGDAGPYFVYVLGAPAPQQVTIPAASSRALTFTNVADLGNVAQPVVVINGTNRWFGDAVADVQGGRSVDAGSLVVTAFGGIPHYGADVPFWRADGQRVGFIGSPTCNLMQVAATPPAGPSQSRLLDPAVFGATCAVDWGPTAATADQIVYVDERRFVDAGEVQFFRVAESARSAGSPLLTVGRYPRITDVRWLPDGSGFLFARTNDLLDQAVNIHEYVFATKAERQITNFTGSFVRQFSVSPDGQQIAFERVTDLKGPSDLWVVRRDGTGARLLVRDARAPAWNPRLR
- a CDS encoding fibronectin type III domain-containing protein — its product is MPNGLRRGALGALLTPAIAASAPAQTPAQTPAPTNPVAIQISPREIVLTWDTMPGVAEYRVYGLPTAGATTATKLLGRVPGTYPRFVAVVPVALAKVAQQYAVESADARGNVSVRVDFPAVTLATPTAVPPPPIGASAIATTTGDVQLSWTAAAGATAYEIMRAPYRQGFHMVCARCPGTSYVDRGVIPGESYEYSIAAANALGISTRVRTPPVTPGGKGVAGSGGGTPPPAPAQLAAVVSGATTMDLTWQASFGATSYQLRRILFCGSTDFSRTVTVGATPAAQQRFTDDLSAAVSSAACGGLTLAPRYALSATNALGASSPSTASGVLSTTVGGTSGTSGTSGSGTSGVGAGAASAPPPVGAPHAVIGTSSVSLSWRASPGATSYRIERAIGGGTWQLAATLAGNVTAMLDNLAGAAKLNPKYRITAVNAAGSSVPVAFP
- a CDS encoding CcdC family protein, whose translation is MQFPRLLLPLFGGVAAVGGAVVILAWRVREQQRPVTARSILIPPLGMSTGFCMFLVPIFRVPWTWALGAFVLGALVLSYPLVHTSRLTRTGDVVMLTRSRAFLAILVGLVVLRLALRGYVEHLVSHTQTAGLFFILAFGMIVRWRVGMYLEYRRLMETRPVPSSPQRSLP
- a CDS encoding MGH1-like glycoside hydrolase domain-containing protein, which gives rise to MHAQVLDKRAQLARYDWLDNRDYDWFAERIPFFESPEPELDATYYYRWELLTKHLTYGDPRTGYTFTEFIDRPFWSGAYGAISCPLGHQFAEVRWLKDRRVIDDFARYWFETPGAQPRSYSNWYGDAMWGTFAVLGDTAFLHRVLPYMKRQYDGWVAERFDAAHGLFHWDGLHDGMERNINSRQTDDVDEGADGYRPTLNSYLFADARAISRASALFGDSATARLFAERAAAIKRRVQEELWDARRGFFLHQNAHDDRDGLRAKARTYDSGKYAGNPHGRELLGYVPWQFSLPDSGYERAWWFLMDTAYFAAPHGPTTAERHDPLFLVAPRCCHWSGNSWPYATAQTLDALANLLNDYHQSYVTKRDYATLLRTYARTQRKQGRPYVAEAANPDDGSWAGHDTFDHSEHYFHSSFVDLVVTGLVGLRPRADDTLEVNPLAPDEWLHFALDDVAYHGHRVSVLWDRDGSRYRRGRGLVLLVDGRVAGSRATLGRLSVPIAPPPPVPPPRPRVNVAVNNGRGAWPLVRATFSAPDAPPYALVDGTYRYTVSPPNRWTDSGSTRARESLVLDFGAERAIDEVTVYLLDDGAGSRVRAPARYDVETWTGERWVPAPVRERVPARPTGHMANHVRLARTVRTSRIRVVLTHRAGAYTGLTELEAWSDAPPPDESTRASDDLAFGAATSASFAAPGFPAADATDLRVAFSRYSRNRWSTVGSPNARDSLELDLGGPRDVETIEAYLWGDGDRVRAPRAMTVELWDAGQWHEARVVARSPERPATWAANTVRIAPARASRIRVTFTHDAPAATAVTELMVWGPARR